The following proteins are encoded in a genomic region of Planococcus lenghuensis:
- a CDS encoding B12-binding domain-containing radical SAM protein — MTIILSTLNAKFIHTNIAIRYLKASALPEFDVTLAEYTIKDPIYNIVADLYLKKPDVLGFSCYIWNIEETIEVIRMMKTVNPDTVIVVGGPEVTYDAYDLLKRVPEIDYIVIGEGEQSFKELLKALDGRQEIAAVPGIAWLKDNKFTVHPPAAKADLRELPSPFRFPEDIQNLPRRITYIETSRGCPFSCQFCLSSIEVGVRYFNRERIKEDIRYLMNNGAKIIKFVDRTFNISRSYAMEMFQFLIDEHRPGVVFQFEITADIMRPEVIQFLNDNAPAGLFRFEIGVQSTNDLTNELVKRRQNFEKLKRTVTMVKEGGKIDQHLDLIAGLPEEDYDSFRTTFNDVFAMRPEELQLGFLKLLRGTGLRVQAKEYGYTYMDRAPYEIFSNNVLTFDEILQIKQAEDVLEKYWNAHRMDRTIEYLVSIYPSPFDFFQSFGTYWEERGWSRIGHQPEDLFRRLEAFLIEDGIANLGIVRDLLKLDYLLIQNGKPRKPWWPKDMEETERTGLYREIGSRPEIAGSLLDGMSEREMIKHTLLIPFGFDSQTGNPAEYSSGPGYLLALFRQGQSPSMKFIQKEQISSNHPVSRIVRNLE, encoded by the coding sequence ATGACTATCATTTTATCAACACTGAATGCAAAGTTCATTCACACAAATATTGCGATCCGCTATTTGAAAGCTTCAGCTCTTCCCGAGTTTGATGTTACTCTCGCTGAATATACAATTAAAGATCCCATCTATAATATCGTTGCTGATCTTTACCTGAAAAAGCCGGACGTTCTCGGCTTCAGCTGCTATATCTGGAATATTGAAGAGACCATCGAAGTCATCCGGATGATGAAAACAGTCAACCCGGATACAGTGATAGTCGTCGGCGGTCCCGAAGTGACATATGATGCATATGATTTACTTAAACGTGTACCGGAAATCGACTATATTGTAATCGGCGAGGGGGAGCAGTCTTTCAAAGAACTTCTGAAAGCGCTCGACGGCCGTCAGGAAATTGCAGCCGTACCGGGTATCGCCTGGCTGAAGGATAATAAATTTACTGTCCATCCGCCAGCGGCAAAAGCGGATCTCCGGGAGCTTCCGTCCCCCTTCCGTTTTCCGGAAGATATCCAGAACTTGCCGCGCCGCATCACCTATATTGAAACGAGCCGGGGCTGTCCATTCTCCTGCCAGTTTTGCTTATCATCCATTGAAGTGGGGGTTCGCTATTTCAACCGGGAACGGATCAAAGAGGACATTCGTTATCTGATGAATAATGGAGCAAAAATCATTAAATTTGTAGACCGGACTTTCAATATCAGCCGAAGCTACGCCATGGAGATGTTCCAGTTCCTGATCGATGAACACAGACCCGGCGTCGTGTTCCAGTTCGAGATCACAGCCGATATTATGCGGCCGGAAGTCATCCAGTTTTTGAATGATAATGCTCCTGCCGGTCTGTTCCGCTTTGAAATCGGGGTGCAGTCGACGAATGACCTAACAAATGAACTTGTGAAACGGCGCCAGAACTTCGAAAAGTTGAAACGGACGGTTACGATGGTAAAAGAAGGCGGCAAAATTGATCAGCATCTCGATCTGATCGCCGGGCTGCCGGAAGAAGATTATGATTCATTCCGCACCACGTTCAATGACGTATTCGCCATGCGGCCGGAAGAACTTCAGCTTGGATTCCTGAAGCTGCTGCGCGGTACAGGCTTGCGTGTTCAGGCAAAAGAGTATGGCTACACCTATATGGACCGGGCACCATATGAAATCTTTTCAAACAACGTCCTGACATTTGATGAAATCCTGCAAATCAAACAGGCCGAGGATGTACTGGAGAAGTATTGGAATGCCCATCGAATGGACCGGACCATTGAATACCTCGTTTCCATCTATCCTTCCCCGTTCGACTTTTTCCAGTCGTTCGGAACATATTGGGAAGAACGCGGCTGGTCACGCATCGGTCATCAGCCGGAAGACCTGTTCAGGCGGCTTGAGGCGTTTCTAATCGAAGATGGCATTGCCAATCTGGGCATAGTCCGTGATCTCCTTAAACTCGATTACCTGCTGATCCAGAACGGAAAGCCCAGAAAACCATGGTGGCCGAAGGATATGGAAGAAACAGAAAGAACCGGCCTTTACCGGGAAATCGGTAGCCGACCGGAAATCGCCGGCAGTCTGCTTGATGGTATGAGCGAACGCGAAATGATTAAACATACGCTTCTCATACCATTTGGATTCGATTCACAGACCGGCAATCCGGCCGAGTATTCATCCGGCCCCGGTTACTTGCTCGCGCTGTTCAGGCAAGGGCAGTCGCCGTCCATGAAATTCATACAAAAAGAGCAGATCAGTAGCAATCACCCGGTCAGCCGGATAGTGCGAAACCTGGAATAA
- a CDS encoding TrkH family potassium uptake protein — translation MNISFEKVRNLTPAQLIAAYYFAAIGFSFLLLRLPGVHRPGIEVSLIDSLFTAVSAVSVTGLTVLSIIDTYSVQGIIILMFIMQLGGIGIMSIGTFFWLLVGKRIGLRERQLIMIDHNQTQMSGVVNLIKEIIKILLLIEAIGALVLTLYFTQFYETFAEALLHGAFTSVSATTNGGFDITGASLLPYFNDYFVQIIVILLIILGAIGFPVLIEAKAFLADQDGSFRFSLFTKITTATFAALLAVGTVVILILEAGNSFRNMAWHEMFFAALFQSVSSRSGGLATIDVSLFGEATNVFMSALMFIGASPSSVGGGIRTTTFAIAILFLINFGRGKNSIKVFSREIYLTDVFRAFAVIILAGFLVMVSVMILLVTEPEADAIAILFEITSAFGTCGLSLGLTPELSSIGKVVVMLLMFIGRVGLISFIFTLGGKSDPTNFHFPKERVIIG, via the coding sequence ATGAATATTTCATTTGAGAAAGTTCGTAATTTAACACCTGCGCAGCTGATTGCAGCTTATTACTTCGCTGCTATCGGATTTTCGTTCTTATTGCTGCGTCTTCCAGGCGTTCACCGGCCGGGGATTGAAGTTTCTCTTATCGATAGCCTGTTCACGGCAGTCAGCGCGGTCAGCGTCACAGGGCTGACAGTCCTCTCGATTATAGACACTTATTCCGTTCAAGGGATCATTATTTTGATGTTCATCATGCAACTCGGCGGAATTGGTATTATGTCCATCGGCACATTCTTCTGGCTGCTGGTCGGAAAACGGATCGGCCTTCGTGAACGGCAGCTGATCATGATTGACCATAACCAGACACAGATGTCCGGAGTCGTTAATCTGATCAAGGAAATCATCAAGATTCTACTGCTGATTGAAGCAATTGGTGCATTGGTCCTGACTTTGTATTTTACCCAGTTTTATGAAACTTTCGCTGAAGCACTTCTGCATGGTGCATTCACCTCGGTATCGGCCACAACGAACGGTGGGTTTGATATAACCGGGGCCTCATTGCTGCCTTATTTCAATGACTATTTTGTTCAAATTATCGTGATTCTCCTGATCATCCTGGGAGCCATCGGATTTCCCGTTCTAATTGAAGCGAAAGCTTTTTTAGCGGATCAGGATGGATCTTTCCGTTTTTCGCTGTTTACAAAAATCACAACCGCTACATTCGCTGCGCTTCTGGCAGTCGGGACTGTCGTCATTCTGATTTTAGAGGCAGGCAATTCCTTCCGGAACATGGCGTGGCATGAGATGTTTTTCGCCGCGCTTTTTCAGTCGGTTTCCTCACGTTCCGGCGGGCTGGCCACAATTGATGTCAGCCTGTTCGGTGAAGCGACGAACGTGTTCATGAGTGCTCTAATGTTCATTGGCGCCTCGCCGAGTTCTGTGGGAGGTGGCATCCGCACGACGACTTTTGCCATCGCTATCCTGTTTCTTATAAATTTCGGCAGAGGAAAGAACAGTATTAAAGTTTTCAGCCGGGAAATTTACCTGACTGATGTTTTCCGGGCATTTGCCGTTATTATTCTGGCGGGGTTCCTTGTGATGGTGTCCGTAATGATCTTGCTCGTCACAGAGCCGGAAGCAGATGCCATCGCGATATTGTTTGAGATCACTTCCGCATTCGGAACATGCGGCTTGTCACTTGGACTGACGCCTGAGCTGTCTTCGATCGGAAAAGTAGTCGTAATGCTCCTGATGTTCATCGGCCGGGTCGGGCTGATCTCATTCATCTTCACCCTCGGCGGCAAGTCGGATCCAACCAATTTCCATTTTCCGAAAGAACGCGTCATTATTGGATGA
- a CDS encoding TerC family protein, with protein sequence METVFLEYAWVLLVLIGLEGLLAADNAVVMAVMVKHLPPAQQKKALFYGLFGAFVFRFAALFMVTLLIDIWQIQALGAAYLLFIAVKHIYDQRKGEEHSVEPEATKGSGFWMTVLKVELADIAFAIDSMLAAVAIAVTLTEVGDFQVGGINGGQFSVMIAGGLIGVIIMRFAAHKFVQLLAKYPQLETAAFVIVGWVGVKLAVLTLGHQNLQIIDPHFPHSTTWEIIFWSVLVAIVVVGYLTGVRSRAKE encoded by the coding sequence TTGGAAACAGTTTTTTTGGAATATGCATGGGTACTGCTCGTGCTAATTGGTCTTGAAGGGCTTTTAGCGGCGGATAATGCTGTGGTAATGGCTGTTATGGTTAAGCACCTGCCGCCGGCACAACAGAAAAAAGCTTTATTTTATGGCTTGTTCGGTGCATTCGTTTTCCGTTTTGCTGCATTGTTCATGGTGACCTTGCTGATCGATATCTGGCAGATCCAAGCGCTTGGTGCAGCTTACCTGCTCTTTATCGCTGTTAAGCACATTTATGATCAGCGAAAAGGGGAAGAGCATAGCGTAGAGCCGGAAGCAACGAAAGGCTCCGGTTTCTGGATGACTGTATTAAAAGTGGAACTCGCGGACATCGCATTTGCGATTGATTCGATGCTGGCAGCTGTTGCCATCGCAGTAACACTCACTGAAGTAGGAGATTTCCAGGTCGGCGGCATCAACGGCGGTCAATTCTCTGTCATGATTGCCGGTGGACTGATTGGTGTGATCATCATGCGGTTTGCCGCCCATAAATTTGTACAGTTGCTGGCAAAATATCCACAGCTTGAAACCGCGGCTTTTGTCATCGTCGGGTGGGTAGGTGTCAAATTGGCTGTGCTGACACTTGGACACCAGAATCTGCAGATTATTGATCCGCACTTCCCGCATTCAACTACATGGGAAATCATCTTCTGGAGTGTACTTGTTGCCATCGTGGTCGTTGGATATCTGACGGGTGTAAGAAGCCGTGCGAAAGAATAG
- a CDS encoding efflux RND transporter permease subunit has protein sequence MKLSDFSIKRPVFTIVVMFLVLILGAVSFTRIPVTLIPELNPPIGVVVTNYPGASPTEVSEQVTEPLEASLATLPGIQSIQSTSQEGANFILLEFSWATDIDDVQSDVLQRLNQTPLPEDSGEPQFLKFDPAQFPVIQLALRATDTSTDIRVLAEELETELLQAEGVASVNISGALIEEVQVQLDPETLEEYGLQQADIVQLLQANNISLPGDPIETEDDRQLSTRIVSTLTSVEEIQELIVTVDPLTGDNVLLSDVAEVALGEQESGTETRANEEPAVLLSVLQESGANTAEVSGAFQERLDELLETERFNSVESDILFDQGEYVELAITNIGMTLLYGGIFAMLVLFLFLRGIKSPVIIGVAIPYSVIVTFVLMYFADFALNIMTLGALALGIGMLVDNAIVVIENIERHLGMKKDPRQAASDGAREVAGAITASTLTTVAVFVPVIFISGLIGEIFTEFALTISFSLFASLAVALTVIPMLASKMLKPHDESVEEKRQHSRFMTGFARSVAWSLRHRFLVLLTALVLLAVGIFGVMRVGTEFLPATDEGFVSISVETESGSSLEATEEAVQIIEDELENEEDVDVYVSLIGGTQESLSRGASVTNQAEVYVKLVSLDARDRSVFEFVDDVQPEVKEAVGEQAEVSFNLQTAAGSSPNTLSFTVTDTDGNRLDEAVAGISERLIDLPNVTELTTDLEETVEEIQVTVDREAAAEYGLAPFQIAQTVNNVTRGALATQIVTDEDEVYSVYVRYAEEYRDSVEQLRDLSLRTPSGTFIALEDVADIEVTEGPVTISRSNQARSVSFTLRYGSGVSLGDMSDRVDEAIADLNLDDQTEINFSGDRELLEDSIDDMALAVMLAVVLVYIVMAAQFESFKYPFVIMFTVPLMVIGMSIALFVTNTPVSITAVIGLLVLVGIVVNNGIVLVDYVNQRKAAGIASHEAIIMSVRDRLRPILMTALTTILGLLPLALGIGEGTEINQPMGITVIGGLISSTFLTLYVVPVVYSLFDRETRRKTRK, from the coding sequence ATGAAATTAAGCGATTTCTCAATAAAAAGACCAGTTTTTACAATCGTTGTGATGTTTTTGGTGCTCATTTTAGGTGCAGTTTCGTTCACCCGTATTCCGGTTACGCTGATTCCTGAGCTGAATCCGCCGATTGGTGTGGTGGTGACGAATTATCCAGGCGCCAGTCCGACAGAAGTGAGTGAGCAAGTGACCGAGCCGCTTGAAGCGAGTTTGGCGACGCTGCCAGGGATCCAATCGATCCAGTCCACTTCCCAGGAAGGCGCCAATTTTATTCTTCTGGAATTCAGCTGGGCCACAGACATCGATGATGTGCAGTCTGACGTGCTGCAGCGGCTGAATCAGACGCCGCTGCCGGAAGATTCGGGAGAGCCGCAATTCCTGAAATTTGATCCGGCTCAATTCCCGGTTATTCAGCTGGCGCTCAGAGCAACGGATACCAGTACGGACATTCGCGTACTGGCGGAGGAACTGGAAACCGAATTGCTGCAGGCGGAAGGTGTCGCCAGTGTCAATATTTCAGGAGCCCTTATTGAAGAAGTGCAGGTGCAATTGGATCCGGAGACATTGGAGGAGTATGGGCTACAGCAGGCGGACATCGTCCAGCTGCTTCAGGCGAATAATATTTCACTGCCGGGCGATCCCATTGAAACGGAGGATGACCGGCAGCTATCAACGCGTATCGTGAGCACGCTGACAAGCGTGGAGGAGATTCAGGAACTGATTGTGACAGTTGATCCGCTTACCGGTGACAATGTACTGCTCAGTGATGTAGCAGAAGTAGCGCTTGGTGAGCAGGAGAGCGGAACTGAAACGCGGGCGAACGAGGAGCCGGCTGTTCTGTTATCCGTACTGCAAGAATCAGGCGCCAACACTGCGGAAGTATCCGGAGCGTTCCAGGAGCGGCTGGATGAGCTGCTTGAAACAGAACGGTTCAATTCAGTGGAATCGGACATTTTGTTCGATCAGGGAGAGTATGTTGAACTTGCCATTACAAACATCGGAATGACCTTGCTGTATGGCGGGATCTTTGCCATGCTTGTGCTGTTTTTATTTCTCAGGGGGATTAAAAGCCCGGTGATTATCGGTGTGGCTATTCCATATTCCGTTATTGTTACATTCGTATTAATGTACTTTGCGGATTTTGCGCTTAATATCATGACTTTAGGTGCGCTGGCGCTCGGTATCGGCATGCTGGTCGATAATGCCATTGTGGTGATCGAGAATATCGAGCGGCATCTCGGTATGAAAAAAGATCCCCGGCAGGCAGCTTCTGATGGAGCGAGGGAAGTAGCAGGAGCAATTACAGCGTCTACACTTACAACAGTTGCTGTATTCGTCCCGGTTATTTTCATCTCAGGACTGATCGGCGAGATCTTTACGGAATTTGCACTGACAATTTCGTTCAGCCTCTTCGCTTCATTGGCTGTAGCTCTTACAGTCATTCCGATGCTTGCCTCCAAAATGCTGAAGCCGCATGATGAGAGTGTGGAAGAAAAACGGCAGCATTCCCGGTTCATGACCGGCTTCGCCCGTTCAGTGGCCTGGTCACTGCGCCACCGCTTCCTGGTGCTGCTCACAGCGCTCGTTTTACTTGCCGTCGGTATCTTCGGTGTCATGCGTGTTGGGACAGAATTCCTGCCCGCCACGGATGAAGGATTCGTCAGCATCAGCGTCGAGACCGAAAGCGGATCTTCACTTGAAGCCACCGAGGAAGCCGTGCAGATCATTGAAGATGAGCTGGAGAATGAAGAAGATGTGGATGTCTATGTCAGCTTGATCGGCGGCACACAGGAAAGCTTATCGCGGGGAGCCTCTGTAACGAATCAGGCAGAAGTATATGTCAAACTCGTCTCACTGGACGCGCGTGACCGCTCTGTATTCGAATTCGTGGATGACGTGCAACCGGAAGTGAAGGAAGCCGTCGGAGAACAGGCGGAAGTAAGTTTTAACCTCCAGACAGCTGCGGGCTCTTCGCCGAACACGTTATCCTTTACGGTCACGGATACGGACGGCAACCGTCTTGACGAAGCGGTCGCTGGAATCAGTGAGAGATTGATCGACTTGCCGAACGTAACGGAGCTGACGACTGATCTGGAAGAAACAGTTGAAGAAATTCAAGTGACAGTCGACCGGGAAGCTGCAGCCGAATATGGACTGGCGCCTTTTCAAATCGCCCAGACCGTAAACAATGTAACCCGGGGAGCTCTTGCCACTCAAATCGTGACGGATGAAGATGAGGTGTACAGCGTCTATGTCCGTTACGCTGAAGAATACCGGGACAGCGTTGAACAGCTGCGTGATTTATCTCTCCGGACGCCATCCGGCACGTTCATTGCGCTTGAAGACGTCGCGGATATTGAAGTGACCGAAGGACCGGTAACGATCAGCCGGTCAAACCAGGCGAGAAGCGTGTCCTTTACACTGCGCTACGGGTCAGGTGTTTCCCTTGGTGATATGTCCGATCGGGTCGATGAGGCCATTGCAGACTTGAACCTGGACGATCAGACGGAAATCAATTTCAGCGGAGACCGGGAACTGCTGGAAGATTCCATTGATGATATGGCGCTTGCTGTCATGCTTGCTGTCGTGCTTGTCTACATTGTGATGGCAGCCCAGTTCGAGTCATTTAAGTACCCATTTGTCATTATGTTCACGGTGCCGCTTATGGTCATCGGGATGTCCATCGCTCTATTCGTGACAAATACACCGGTCAGCATCACCGCGGTCATCGGATTGCTCGTGCTTGTCGGAATCGTCGTCAACAACGGAATCGTGCTGGTGGATTACGTAAACCAGCGGAAAGCGGCAGGTATTGCCTCACACGAAGCGATTATCATGTCAGTCCGCGATCGGCTTCGGCCAATCCTGATGACGGCATTGACTACAATCCTGGGATTGCTCCCTCTTGCACTTGGCATCGGGGAAGGAACGGAAATAAACCAGCCGATGGGCATTACAGTTATCGGCGGATTGATCAGTTCCACTTTCCTGACACTGTACGTGGTACCGGTCGTTTATAGCTTATTTGACCGGGAAACGCGAAGAAAAACGAGGAAGTAA
- a CDS encoding peptide chain release factor 3: MSQQLKQEIDRRRTFAIISHPDAGKTTLTEKLLLFGGAIRDAGTVKAKKTGKFATSDWMDIEKQRGISVTSSVMQFDYDGKRVNILDTPGHQDFSEDTYRTLMAVDSAVMIIDVAKGIEAQTIKLFKVCRMRGIPIFTFINKMDRQGKEPLELMEELEEVLGIESYAMNWPIGMGKEFLGIYDRYNNRVEPFRSETGRFMELDEDGQLIGDHPMKETSYYEQALEDIELLNEAGNDFSAERIANGELTPVFFGSALANFGVETFLETYLQFAPPPQGRVTQDEEVVNPVEEPFSGFVFKIQANMNPAHRDRIAFLRIVTGKFERGMNVTLARTGKSFKVAQSTQFLADDRETVAEAVAGDIIGLYDVGNYQIGDTVTVGKKLQYEALPQFTPELFMKVTAKNVMKSKHFHKGILQLVQEGAIQYYKTLHLEEVILGAVGQLQFEVFEHRMKNEYNVEVRMEPVGTKVARWIENEQDVKESMSGPRSMLVKDRHDNLVFLFENEFATRWFQDKNPDIKLYSLL, from the coding sequence ATGTCACAACAACTAAAGCAAGAAATAGATAGAAGAAGAACGTTTGCAATTATTTCCCACCCGGATGCAGGGAAAACCACGCTCACGGAGAAATTGCTGCTGTTCGGCGGTGCAATCCGGGATGCAGGAACAGTCAAAGCGAAAAAAACCGGCAAATTTGCAACGTCTGACTGGATGGATATCGAGAAGCAGCGGGGGATTTCAGTTACATCTTCTGTCATGCAGTTCGATTACGACGGCAAACGGGTGAACATTCTGGACACGCCCGGCCACCAGGATTTCAGTGAAGACACTTACCGGACATTGATGGCGGTCGATTCGGCTGTCATGATTATCGATGTAGCAAAAGGGATTGAAGCGCAGACCATCAAATTATTTAAGGTTTGCCGGATGCGTGGCATCCCCATCTTTACATTCATCAATAAAATGGACCGACAAGGCAAAGAACCGCTTGAACTAATGGAAGAGCTGGAGGAAGTATTGGGGATTGAATCCTATGCGATGAATTGGCCGATCGGCATGGGGAAAGAATTCCTCGGCATCTATGACCGGTATAATAACCGCGTTGAACCATTTCGTTCAGAAACAGGCCGTTTCATGGAATTGGACGAAGACGGTCAGCTGATCGGGGACCATCCGATGAAAGAAACTTCCTATTATGAACAGGCCCTCGAAGACATTGAATTGCTGAACGAGGCAGGGAATGATTTCTCGGCTGAACGGATCGCGAATGGTGAATTGACACCTGTGTTTTTCGGCAGTGCCTTGGCGAATTTCGGTGTGGAGACATTCCTGGAGACATACCTGCAGTTCGCACCGCCGCCTCAGGGCCGGGTGACACAGGACGAAGAAGTGGTGAATCCGGTGGAAGAGCCGTTTTCCGGATTTGTCTTTAAAATCCAGGCCAACATGAATCCGGCGCATCGGGACCGGATCGCTTTCCTGCGCATTGTCACCGGTAAATTCGAGCGTGGCATGAATGTAACCCTTGCCCGGACGGGGAAGTCTTTCAAAGTTGCCCAATCCACACAATTCCTGGCAGATGACCGGGAAACAGTAGCGGAAGCGGTCGCAGGCGATATAATCGGATTGTACGATGTCGGAAATTACCAGATCGGAGATACAGTAACGGTCGGTAAGAAGCTTCAATACGAAGCACTTCCGCAATTCACTCCGGAATTGTTCATGAAAGTGACTGCAAAAAACGTCATGAAGTCAAAGCACTTCCACAAAGGGATCTTGCAGCTTGTGCAGGAAGGCGCCATTCAATATTACAAAACACTCCATTTGGAAGAAGTGATTCTGGGGGCTGTCGGACAGCTGCAATTTGAAGTGTTCGAGCACCGGATGAAAAATGAGTACAATGTTGAAGTCCGGATGGAGCCGGTCGGGACAAAAGTGGCCCGCTGGATTGAAAATGAACAGGATGTAAAAGAATCCATGTCCGGACCGCGGTCGATGCTGGTAAAAGACCGGCATGATAATCTCGTGTTCCTGTTTGAGAATGAGTTTGCCACCCGCTGGTTCCAGGATAAGAATCCGGATATAAAACTTTATAGTTTACTTTAA
- a CDS encoding UDP-N-acetylmuramoyl-L-alanyl-D-glutamate--2,6-diaminopimelate ligase, whose protein sequence is MKTNELLMGLPHRLLSGGLPASIEHITMDSRDVQPGSLFVCIEGYTVDGHDFAEAAEDKGAAVIIASKPVNVRKAAVVLTDNTVRAMGLIAAKFYGYPSKSMKMIGVTGTNGKTSVAGMVHAILMQLGEKSALSGTIGFNLDGTLHQSANTTSDSLTTQRMIRQAADHGCNHMTMEVSSHGLILGRLAGVEFDTAIFTNLTHDHLDFHGTMEAYGQAKGLLFAQLGQNLQEKKQVVLNADDPWSKRYAEMTPYPVYTYGIAVPAQFMARDIKMTPSGTSFRLEYPEGEQMVSMGLLGHFNVSNALAALAALYAEGYRMEELAAALALIPPVNGRLEKVEHEAPVSIFIDYAHTPDAIEKTLHSVSQFKEKRIIFLVGTGGNRDLTKRPVMAEKASVADFVVLTTDDPRFEAYDSILSGLAAGMVHENYACVGDREEAVRFAVQQAEPGDIIVLAGKGHEDYQIVGNEKQPHSDKEIAIEEAKKKFC, encoded by the coding sequence ATGAAAACTAATGAATTATTGATGGGGTTGCCGCACCGGCTTCTGTCCGGGGGGCTGCCGGCCAGCATTGAACATATTACAATGGATTCGCGCGACGTGCAGCCAGGCTCGCTGTTTGTTTGCATTGAAGGCTATACAGTGGATGGGCATGATTTTGCAGAAGCTGCGGAAGATAAAGGAGCGGCAGTGATCATTGCGTCCAAGCCCGTTAACGTCCGGAAAGCTGCTGTCGTCCTGACTGACAATACTGTGCGGGCCATGGGACTGATAGCCGCCAAGTTTTATGGTTATCCATCCAAATCGATGAAAATGATCGGTGTCACTGGCACAAATGGCAAAACAAGTGTAGCAGGCATGGTGCATGCCATTTTAATGCAATTGGGTGAAAAATCCGCCCTAAGCGGGACAATCGGTTTTAACCTGGACGGAACGCTCCACCAGTCAGCCAATACAACAAGCGATTCACTGACGACCCAGCGGATGATCCGACAAGCAGCGGATCATGGCTGCAATCACATGACGATGGAAGTTTCATCACACGGATTAATATTAGGCCGGCTTGCCGGTGTGGAGTTTGATACAGCGATATTCACAAATCTTACACATGATCACTTGGACTTCCACGGCACCATGGAAGCCTACGGACAGGCAAAAGGTCTGCTGTTTGCTCAGCTTGGGCAGAACCTGCAGGAAAAAAAGCAAGTGGTCCTGAACGCGGATGACCCATGGTCGAAGCGGTATGCAGAGATGACGCCGTATCCGGTCTATACGTACGGCATTGCAGTGCCGGCTCAATTTATGGCCCGTGATATTAAAATGACACCTTCAGGCACTTCTTTCCGGTTGGAATATCCTGAGGGAGAACAGATGGTGTCCATGGGACTCCTTGGTCATTTTAACGTCTCCAACGCCTTGGCGGCATTGGCTGCCCTTTATGCAGAAGGATACCGGATGGAGGAGCTGGCGGCTGCGCTTGCCTTAATTCCGCCGGTTAATGGCCGGCTAGAAAAAGTGGAGCATGAAGCGCCGGTTTCGATTTTCATTGACTATGCCCATACACCGGATGCCATTGAGAAGACCTTGCATTCCGTAAGCCAATTTAAGGAAAAGCGGATTATTTTCCTGGTCGGCACGGGAGGGAATCGGGATTTGACAAAACGGCCGGTCATGGCTGAAAAAGCATCAGTAGCTGATTTTGTGGTGCTGACGACAGATGATCCCCGGTTTGAAGCATATGATAGTATCCTTTCCGGTTTGGCCGCAGGCATGGTCCATGAAAATTATGCCTGCGTCGGCGATCGGGAGGAAGCTGTCCGGTTTGCCGTTCAGCAGGCAGAGCCAGGTGACATTATCGTTTTGGCCGGAAAAGGACATGAAGATTATCAGATCGTCGGAAACGAGAAACAGCCGCACAGTGATAAAGAGATCGCGATTGAAGAAGCAAAGAAAAAATTCTGCTGA